From Danio rerio strain Tuebingen ecotype United States chromosome 2, GRCz12tu, whole genome shotgun sequence:
tatatataaactaaataaaaactaaatcagaATTCATATTGACCTATTGTCACTGTTTTTTGCAAATAAAGACACTGATATTTTTTGAttgtgagaagaaaaaaaaacattgtcagttGTTTAGGTCTTTATAGACGACATGGTGGCTAGCacatagtggttagcactgtcgcctcacagcaagaaggtcgctggtgccaagcatttctgtgtggagtttgcatgttctccccatgttagcgtgggtttcctctgggagctccagtttcccccacagtccaaagtcatggcctttaggtgaattgaataaacttaattggccacagtgtatgtgtgtgaataagtgtgtatggatgtttcccagtaatgggttctAGTTGGAAGGGATTgccagttcattctgctttggtgacccctgataaataaagggactaagccgaaaagaaaataaatgaatgaatgaatgaatgaatgaatgaatgaatgaatgaatgaatgaatgaatgaatgaatgaatgaatacgcctttatattaaaacataactgaaaattttactcaaaaaaaaaattgcaactcCAACAGGAACAAACATTAGTTCATCTCAATGTTTTCTAGAATTGTAGCCATATAGAAATCAGCTAGATTCATTAATTCAGTAGGTTGTGtgtagatttatttttctttataataaTTCATAATCTATTGTAtgctggtgctataaaatcaatctgctacaGCTGATGCAATTGCTGTGCTGTTAATCTAACAATAACAcaatactatgaaaaaaaaattaaaagacaaatggctttttattagctttttgttgcttttttatgtaactattaagtatttttaagttttgtgggttatgaataaaatatgctaattttaatagcttaataaattgtatttgacttttggaaatcaccaccACGCTCCCAGAGAGTCCCCactcccactttgagaaccactgacctatACCTTTAACTTGGCTAAATATTGATGCCATGTGTTGATTTGTCCTCATGGTGTCAGTgttggaataaaaaaaacacaccagaTTGTATAAAACACAAAGACGAGCGGATTGCGTTGTGTAACTGAGTTACAAAAGTGttcacaaatgtttttattgacGTTGCTGATAATTGGTTAGGTTAAAataatatcattataaagatcTCTATGTTGAattgtctttttatttgtttatttatgttatttattttttgttcatttatgttATTagttatatttgcatattttcgatgtcatgtttaaattgtatatttgctgttgtttcataataatactaatactactactactactaataataataataataataataatacaaatgttcaTATTGACGATCCacgtaattttattttaaatattgactGCTTGTGctgcatttttttacttttagaattgtttaatttaaaatgcttaaatccCTCCATCtcgcatttatttaaattaaaacatttatgtaaatttgattatttgttgcattttgtagctttttttttttaaataaacttttatttagaaaagaagGGCATTACTGTAGCCTTTGTGTTGGTGTATGCTACGCAATAACGTAATACTGTGGTTCACTATCTCTTGTCTTGAGTGAATCCCTGCTTCCCTTTGCCCTGGCATGCCACTGCAAGTTTTCCAACAAGGTTAAAAACAACGTCACTCACCCAGCTTGCCTGGCCTCGCCCCCGACAAATTCGCACGGGCGAATGAGAGCCGCGGCCACTTGTTGGTGCAGGCGCGAAAACCAATCAAAGTGCTTTTTGCTCACCCTCATTTGCATGTGTCCAGCgaaatgaaatgtaatgtaaCGCCTCGCAAAGTCATATTTAGCCGGTGACAGCCAGAGAAAGAACACCAACGAGAACTCTTGTGGATTTATCCAGGTCTCAAAGGAAAGTTATTCAAGTCCGTTCTGGATTTTACATGCAACATGACTTTTGAAGAACTTAACGGAGATTATTCTATTGAAAGGTGAGTTTGCTATGCATTTATTTGTGCAATTTAGCACGTTTATAGTAATTTGTCCAATAGCTTAATAATGTACAGATAAATATAGAAAGAGAAGCTTTAAAATGTCATGCTGATTTAGTTTTGAAACACAGTATTATATTGTCCCATTATGAAGCAAACTACAAACATGTCAAACGCATGAACCGGGTGAACTGTCAGGCACGAGATTCAGCTCACGAGACTCCAGCAATAGTCTCACGAGACCCTTCGTGCACTCTGTAGTTTGTTTTTTGACATGTTTAGGGTTTTTTTGCCAAATAATATTCTTTTATCCAATGCTTTATTGTATGCCAAGTTGACAAGTTAAACAAACAGCGTGTTAAATAGCAGTAAGCGCAAACTGCTCAAgtcgttattattgttttataactTCTTAATTTATCCAAAATTGTGGTTTTCCAGGATGAACTCGGTGATTAAGGCTCTGGAGGAGGTCCTGCGCTCCGCATTACCGCAGGGATGTATTACAGTCGGGGTTTACGAGGCTGCAAAGTCCCTCAATGTGTAAGTTTACTGAACGCCACTGCAACAGGTGCACTAAATTATTAGTTATTCAATCTAAAAACTCTACTGAAATCTCAACTTATCCATTTAGGGACCCTGATAACGTGGTGCTGTGCATCCTGGCCACTGACGACGACGATGTGAAAGATGTGGCGCTTCAGATTCACTTCACTCTCATCCAGGCTTTCTGCTGCGAGAA
This genomic window contains:
- the gadd45aa gene encoding growth arrest and DNA-damage-inducible, alpha, a → MTFEELNGDYSIERMNSVIKALEEVLRSALPQGCITVGVYEAAKSLNVDPDNVVLCILATDDDDVKDVALQIHFTLIQAFCCENDINILRVNNTRRLANILGGAGMHGSEQMDLHCILVTVPHASTWKNPALGKVNRFCRESRCMDQWVPIINLPER